In a single window of the Verrucomicrobiales bacterium genome:
- the rimO gene encoding 30S ribosomal protein S12 methylthiotransferase RimO, with translation MKSKNQAPVRVGLISLGCAKNLVDAEIMLGALLKSGVEITNDPGKADALIVNTCSFIDSAQEESVDAILESAAERDRDRPQQGLIVSGCMPQRFREELPKLLPEVDAFMGIDQVENVSELVRQAVEQRREKLDNQAAGAKSRAGSRKKQISARLEELDRKAGPDHHHGHTEDHAPPGSAGRTRTVLEPAPAAAPGAAIMDVHVRPTYIPDYATPRFRLTPKHFAYVKIAEGCNHPCSFCIIPRMRGSHRSRVQSDIVKEAKQLLAEGVKELNLISQDSTYYGLDLRPGHSRAISSPEKFTAATRSLRTDSTTLGSLLRELNALPGDFWIRLLYTHPAHWTDELIQTIAECAKVARYIDMPLQHIHDVMLERMRRETSRAYIEELITRIRAGIPGVTLRTTFIVGFPGETDAYFKSLLGFIRDTRFERLGVFTYSKEEGTRAGKMEQQVTERVKAKRREAAMAEQHLVARSVSESFVGRTLKVLIEGQASARDLKKANVSSWEHGLIREQDADLKQLKGDYWIGRGEADAPDIDGRIYIRGNVNPGRFAQIKIIGHTDYDLIGQAVQRGNGS, from the coding sequence ATGAAATCAAAGAATCAAGCACCGGTCCGCGTGGGCCTGATCTCACTGGGTTGCGCCAAAAACCTGGTGGACGCTGAGATCATGTTGGGCGCCTTGCTCAAGAGCGGGGTGGAAATCACCAATGATCCTGGGAAGGCCGATGCCTTGATCGTGAACACCTGCTCGTTCATCGATTCAGCCCAGGAGGAGAGCGTCGATGCCATCCTCGAATCCGCCGCCGAACGCGACCGTGATCGGCCGCAACAAGGCCTGATCGTCTCCGGCTGCATGCCCCAGCGGTTTCGGGAAGAGCTGCCCAAACTATTGCCCGAAGTCGATGCCTTCATGGGGATCGACCAGGTGGAAAATGTGTCGGAGCTCGTCCGCCAGGCGGTTGAACAACGACGCGAGAAACTGGACAACCAAGCAGCCGGCGCCAAATCTCGCGCCGGCTCCCGCAAAAAACAGATCAGCGCCCGCTTGGAAGAGCTGGATCGCAAAGCCGGCCCCGATCATCATCACGGCCACACCGAAGATCACGCGCCCCCCGGCTCGGCCGGCAGGACCCGCACAGTGCTCGAGCCAGCACCGGCCGCCGCGCCCGGCGCGGCGATCATGGATGTCCACGTCCGACCGACCTACATTCCCGACTACGCCACGCCGCGATTTCGGCTGACTCCCAAGCATTTCGCGTATGTCAAAATCGCCGAGGGATGCAACCATCCCTGCAGCTTCTGCATTATCCCACGCATGCGGGGATCGCACCGCAGCCGTGTCCAGTCGGACATCGTCAAGGAAGCGAAGCAACTCCTGGCAGAAGGAGTCAAAGAGCTGAACCTCATCTCGCAGGATTCCACGTATTACGGGTTGGACCTGCGCCCCGGCCACAGTCGGGCCATCTCCTCTCCCGAGAAGTTCACCGCCGCGACTCGCTCCCTCAGGACAGACTCCACGACCCTCGGCAGCCTCCTGCGCGAACTCAACGCCCTCCCGGGCGATTTTTGGATCCGCCTGCTCTATACCCATCCGGCCCACTGGACGGATGAGCTGATCCAAACCATCGCGGAGTGTGCTAAGGTGGCCCGCTACATCGACATGCCGCTGCAGCACATCCACGACGTGATGCTCGAGCGGATGCGGCGCGAAACCTCGCGCGCCTATATTGAGGAGCTGATCACCCGCATTCGAGCGGGCATCCCGGGCGTTACCCTGCGCACAACGTTCATCGTGGGATTCCCCGGCGAGACCGATGCCTATTTCAAGTCCCTGCTGGGCTTCATCCGCGACACCCGATTCGAGCGCCTGGGAGTTTTCACCTATTCGAAGGAGGAAGGCACGCGCGCCGGCAAGATGGAGCAGCAGGTCACCGAGCGCGTGAAGGCGAAACGCCGGGAGGCGGCGATGGCAGAGCAGCACCTGGTGGCCCGTTCGGTCAGCGAGAGTTTTGTCGGTCGCACCCTAAAAGTCTTGATCGAAGGCCAGGCCAGCGCCCGCGATCTCAAGAAAGCGAATGTCAGTTCCTGGGAACATGGGCTCATTCGCGAACAGGATGCCGACCTCAAACAGCTCAAAGGTGATTACTGGATCGGCCGCGGTGAAGCCGACGCACCCGACATCGATGGACGCATCTACATCCGGGGTAATGTCAACCCCGGACGGTTCGCCCAGATCAAGATCATCGGCCACACGGACTATGATCTGATCGGCCAAGCCGTGCAGCGCGGGAACGGGTCATGA
- a CDS encoding beta-propeller domain-containing protein, which translates to MKTLYISGRVVFRFFTALLLCLVSCMVLPAAEMPSISALRQSGSNVVVEVQVPAGLRMVRLESRTRLAGGAWTPRAIARLDGNGGLARFTLPNRQDIELMRVTALDAEDLPESFFQGTNDFPGALTGSGSSTLYPGNTTGMVEDTTAPNAGAGGGGSAPRTVAESDIWRVDGNRIYFFNALRGLQVIDIENPDEPSLRGTLALPAAGEQMYLIDDQVVVLLVQANCYFGSQQSQILLVSTKEPQPKVIARLALDGYLGESRIVGTALYVAAQTYQTSQDRGQTVYTYGTRLHSFDLSKPSAPRAVGTLWYPGYNSVVAATDRLFFVVNQEPGDWSRSVIHSVDITSPSGELAEYVTVRPAGIIRDKFKLDYQGTRFTCISEEVSDQRRTRLETFYLADPRSDGPISLRKEGDLKLAERESLFATRFDGDKAYIVTFLRIDPLFIVDLSNPASPRIVSELLVPGFSTFIQPLGDRLVTVGTETNRVAVSLFDVANPAKPSLLSRVLLGESYSWSESLWNEKAVSILPDEGLILVPYSGDTSGGYSSRVQLIDLSPESLKARGQIVRSMEPRRATLHRDRIYSISSRELLVVEASNRDQPEVKQALDLGWSVDRLIVKGEYLLELSDQARWWGSQTLTQLRTARASEADRALATLTLTNLPIVGATLRGDVLHLAQAPFASWGWGIYPLAAVADGAASADDTRSRAVFTTIDVRDPLHPRVLGQTAAVLPESSGSDWQPLWLSEELLVWYTRGVSGRGYWNPIGVFPGAIAADVALPYWGWGSVAKPSLVALDVTRPVSPTVRSVTHPARDNWWSATAAHAAGSLVYFGHQESDVVEDPLVPTKPGGLEPGAAVIRDPGFPYPVVRWRQKHFMDVVDFADARQPVVRDPVSLPGALQGISRQGQLLYTRDELLDPASVPTGANQLTALAYDGVSAHRVDSIPLDLHWNLPILVSGEAVFVARAEVQANNAAVGRLETWQLAMTGRWERVGSLELPAVVQSLTQRDRLLVSLDQTVRLIDASNPLALKVVGQNSEPLCWWGDISRGDGDLERGFWIPMGDYGAKLVPRNP; encoded by the coding sequence ATGAAAACTCTGTACATTTCAGGGCGTGTCGTCTTCCGCTTCTTCACGGCCTTACTGCTTTGCCTGGTCTCGTGCATGGTTCTCCCCGCCGCTGAGATGCCATCGATTTCCGCGTTGCGCCAATCCGGGTCGAACGTGGTGGTGGAGGTGCAGGTGCCGGCAGGTTTGCGGATGGTCCGACTCGAATCCCGAACCCGGTTGGCCGGCGGCGCGTGGACGCCCCGGGCCATCGCTCGGCTGGACGGCAACGGAGGGCTGGCGCGCTTTACATTGCCCAACCGGCAGGACATCGAGTTAATGCGAGTGACCGCTCTCGATGCCGAGGATCTTCCCGAGAGCTTCTTCCAGGGAACCAATGATTTCCCGGGGGCATTAACCGGCTCGGGTAGCTCCACGCTGTATCCCGGTAATACGACGGGGATGGTCGAGGATACCACCGCTCCCAATGCTGGAGCGGGAGGTGGTGGAAGCGCCCCTCGCACCGTCGCTGAATCCGACATCTGGCGCGTGGACGGCAATCGGATTTATTTTTTCAACGCGTTACGCGGGCTGCAGGTAATCGACATTGAGAATCCGGACGAGCCGAGCTTGCGAGGCACTTTGGCTTTGCCTGCTGCCGGAGAGCAGATGTATCTCATCGATGATCAAGTGGTTGTCCTGTTGGTGCAGGCCAACTGTTACTTTGGCAGCCAGCAAAGCCAGATCCTTTTGGTATCCACCAAGGAACCCCAGCCCAAGGTCATCGCTCGCCTGGCCTTGGATGGTTATCTTGGGGAGAGCCGGATCGTCGGTACGGCGCTCTATGTGGCTGCCCAAACGTATCAGACCTCCCAGGATCGCGGGCAGACTGTGTATACCTATGGAACTCGGCTGCATTCCTTCGACCTCTCCAAGCCATCGGCTCCACGTGCGGTCGGGACCCTTTGGTATCCGGGTTACAACAGCGTGGTGGCGGCTACGGATCGTTTGTTCTTCGTGGTGAATCAAGAGCCGGGCGATTGGAGTCGCTCGGTAATTCACAGCGTGGACATCACCTCACCCTCAGGCGAGCTGGCCGAATACGTCACCGTCCGCCCCGCCGGCATCATCCGCGACAAATTCAAACTCGACTATCAGGGCACCCGCTTTACCTGCATCTCCGAGGAGGTCTCGGACCAGCGTCGCACGCGCCTCGAAACATTCTACCTCGCGGATCCCCGATCTGACGGCCCGATCAGCCTGCGCAAAGAAGGCGACCTTAAGCTGGCGGAGCGCGAGTCTCTGTTCGCCACGCGTTTCGACGGCGACAAGGCTTACATCGTTACTTTCCTGCGCATTGATCCGCTCTTCATTGTGGATCTTTCCAATCCGGCCAGCCCGAGGATTGTGTCCGAGCTGCTGGTGCCGGGGTTCTCCACCTTTATCCAGCCGCTGGGCGATCGTCTGGTGACGGTGGGCACGGAGACCAATCGAGTTGCGGTGTCCCTGTTCGATGTCGCGAATCCGGCCAAGCCCAGCCTATTGAGCCGCGTGCTGCTCGGTGAAAGTTACTCCTGGAGCGAGAGTCTCTGGAATGAGAAGGCCGTCTCCATCCTCCCGGACGAGGGTTTGATTCTAGTTCCTTACAGCGGGGACACCTCCGGGGGATATTCCTCTCGCGTTCAGCTGATCGATTTGTCCCCGGAGAGTTTGAAAGCTCGCGGACAGATTGTTCGATCGATGGAGCCGCGGCGAGCGACGTTGCATCGGGACCGGATCTACTCCATCTCCTCGCGTGAGCTTCTGGTGGTCGAGGCTTCCAATCGAGACCAGCCCGAAGTGAAGCAGGCATTGGATCTCGGCTGGTCGGTCGATCGTTTGATTGTGAAGGGCGAATACCTGCTGGAGCTCAGCGATCAAGCGCGCTGGTGGGGTTCCCAGACCCTCACTCAGTTGAGGACCGCGCGAGCCAGTGAAGCCGATCGAGCCTTGGCCACCCTGACGCTCACCAACCTGCCGATTGTGGGAGCCACACTGCGCGGCGATGTCTTGCACCTTGCCCAGGCTCCGTTCGCCAGTTGGGGGTGGGGTATCTACCCGCTTGCCGCCGTGGCGGATGGCGCGGCGTCGGCGGACGATACTCGTTCTCGAGCGGTTTTCACCACCATTGATGTGCGCGATCCGCTGCATCCCCGGGTGTTGGGACAGACTGCCGCTGTGCTGCCTGAGTCCTCAGGTTCAGACTGGCAGCCGCTATGGCTCAGCGAGGAGCTGCTGGTTTGGTATACCCGGGGGGTGAGCGGACGAGGGTATTGGAATCCCATCGGGGTGTTTCCTGGTGCCATCGCAGCCGATGTGGCTCTGCCTTATTGGGGCTGGGGGTCGGTGGCCAAACCCTCCTTAGTGGCACTCGACGTAACTCGTCCCGTCTCTCCCACGGTTCGCTCCGTGACGCATCCAGCTCGGGACAACTGGTGGTCAGCGACTGCCGCTCATGCGGCGGGTTCGTTGGTCTACTTTGGCCATCAGGAATCCGACGTTGTGGAAGATCCTTTGGTTCCGACCAAGCCGGGCGGACTTGAGCCGGGTGCCGCGGTGATCCGCGATCCGGGCTTCCCTTATCCGGTGGTCCGCTGGCGGCAGAAGCATTTCATGGACGTAGTCGACTTCGCGGACGCGCGGCAACCGGTCGTGCGCGACCCTGTAAGCCTGCCCGGGGCCCTGCAGGGCATCTCCCGACAAGGGCAGCTACTCTACACTCGCGATGAGCTGCTCGACCCAGCGTCCGTTCCGACGGGAGCCAACCAACTGACAGCTCTGGCTTACGATGGCGTGTCGGCTCATCGGGTCGATTCGATCCCGCTGGATCTCCACTGGAATCTTCCGATCTTGGTGTCGGGAGAGGCGGTTTTCGTGGCTCGGGCGGAAGTGCAGGCGAACAATGCAGCGGTCGGCCGATTGGAGACCTGGCAGCTTGCCATGACCGGCCGATGGGAGCGTGTTGGATCACTTGAGCTTCCGGCCGTCGTTCAGAGCCTGACCCAGCGAGATCGGCTGCTCGTGTCGTTGGATCAAACCGTTCGGCTGATCGATGCGTCCAACCCTCTGGCTCTGAAGGTGGTGGGACAGAACTCGGAGCCACTATGCTGGTGGGGGGATATCTCTCGGGGAGACGGTGATCTGGAACGAGGTTTTTGGATCCCGATGGGAGATTATGGCGCGAAGTTGGTTCCGCGGAATCCCTAG
- the fliP gene encoding flagellar type III secretion system pore protein FliP (The bacterial flagellar biogenesis protein FliP forms a type III secretion system (T3SS)-type pore required for flagellar assembly.), translating to MIGSPHIKGLSQPRPRTMLRRISVAMPVLLTFFLLLLAGGYAAAQSTAGGLPPININIGSPGQELPRGDTAVQILFLITMLSLAPSILLLMTCFTRIVIVLAFVRTALTLPTAPANQIIVGLSLFITFFVMAPVWERIDREALKPYQAQAITGEQALETASKHLRTFMLRQTRPKDVDLFIALARLGPTAAENLPLRVVIPSFIISELRTAFQMGFLLFIPFILIDLVVATVLMSMGMMMMPPNTLSLPLKILLFVLVDGWSLIVRSLVQSFGT from the coding sequence ATGATTGGATCGCCGCACATCAAGGGTCTCAGCCAGCCGCGGCCTCGAACGATGTTGAGACGGATCAGCGTCGCGATGCCGGTGCTCCTGACTTTCTTCCTGCTCCTTTTGGCGGGTGGTTACGCGGCGGCGCAGAGCACCGCCGGGGGCCTGCCCCCCATCAACATCAACATCGGAAGCCCAGGCCAGGAACTCCCCCGAGGAGACACCGCTGTTCAGATCCTGTTCCTCATCACGATGCTGTCGTTGGCGCCGTCCATCCTGCTGCTCATGACCTGCTTCACGCGGATCGTGATCGTGCTCGCCTTCGTCCGCACCGCGCTCACGCTACCGACCGCTCCAGCCAACCAGATCATCGTCGGCCTTTCCCTCTTCATCACCTTCTTTGTCATGGCTCCGGTCTGGGAACGCATTGATCGAGAAGCCCTGAAACCTTACCAAGCTCAGGCTATCACCGGCGAGCAGGCGCTCGAGACAGCATCGAAGCATCTGCGTACCTTCATGCTGCGCCAGACACGCCCCAAGGATGTGGACCTGTTTATCGCACTGGCCCGGCTCGGCCCCACCGCCGCCGAGAACCTGCCGCTGCGAGTGGTCATCCCCAGCTTCATCATCAGCGAGCTGCGCACGGCCTTCCAAATGGGATTCCTGCTCTTCATTCCGTTCATCCTCATCGACCTGGTGGTGGCCACCGTGCTGATGAGCATGGGCATGATGATGATGCCGCCCAACACGCTTTCGCTGCCGTTGAAGATCCTGCTCTTCGTACTGGTCGACGGCTGGAGCCTGATCGTCCGCTCACTCGTCCAAAGCTTCGGAACCTGA
- a CDS encoding flagellar biosynthetic protein FliO: MNPCSTLRVLRSRVLLFWPFCGAPLTSLSHPALTAVALLCGCPLLGQAADLSSPPPPPPLPDLGSSVIRLAGALLFVVALFLCGAWGLRRWQQAQLTRAPGPRLAVIDVQSLGPRQTLYVIGYERQRFLIGSSTSGLSLITHLPEGDSEAAAPPPSVSFATAFQQVIHRKAS, translated from the coding sequence ATGAACCCCTGCAGCACCCTCCGGGTGCTCCGATCCAGGGTGCTGTTGTTTTGGCCCTTTTGTGGAGCCCCCCTTACCAGCCTCTCCCACCCCGCCTTAACGGCGGTGGCTCTGCTCTGTGGCTGTCCGCTCCTCGGGCAGGCCGCCGATCTTTCTTCCCCGCCTCCCCCCCCGCCCCTGCCCGATCTCGGCTCGTCGGTGATCCGGCTCGCTGGGGCGCTGCTCTTCGTAGTCGCACTGTTCCTCTGCGGCGCCTGGGGACTGCGGCGTTGGCAACAGGCCCAACTCACCCGGGCTCCCGGCCCCCGGCTCGCGGTCATCGATGTGCAATCCCTCGGTCCTCGGCAGACGCTCTACGTCATCGGCTATGAGCGTCAGCGCTTTTTGATAGGCTCCTCAACCTCCGGATTGTCCCTCATCACGCATCTTCCCGAAGGAGATTCGGAGGCGGCTGCTCCACCTCCGAGCGTGAGCTTCGCAACGGCGTTTCAACAGGTGATCCACCGCAAAGCCTCATGA
- the fliN gene encoding flagellar motor switch protein FliN yields the protein MSDIPPNIEVVMDVPVEISVELGSCRMPMREVLQIAAGSVIQLDKVADEPVDIFVNRKLIAKGEVVVVEDRFGIKITEIFSK from the coding sequence ATGAGCGATATCCCGCCCAACATCGAGGTGGTCATGGACGTTCCAGTGGAGATCTCCGTGGAACTGGGTTCATGTCGCATGCCGATGCGCGAAGTGCTGCAAATCGCCGCCGGCTCCGTCATCCAACTCGACAAGGTCGCCGATGAACCGGTGGACATCTTCGTGAACCGAAAGCTCATTGCCAAAGGCGAAGTGGTGGTCGTCGAAGACCGATTCGGAATCAAAATCACTGAGATATTCTCCAAATGA
- a CDS encoding FliM/FliN family flagellar motor switch protein yields the protein MSGEASVLSQSDVERLLSQVQEEQGKADVLTSDGRRQQRSQDSIQPYDFRQPAFLSARELRKLRLWHEEFIRSLASRLSTYLRLEVGVQMAKLQTITYQKFLEILPNPTYITLFKADPMRGVCVLELPLKLGLTIVDRLLGGSAMNVSGQRDMTEIEVALLDQALQIMLAEWCNHWNYEQEIRPVLLGHETNGRFLQTAASDTVMLHLSIEAHIGDCVEPIQLGFPYYTLEPLVLRMNKLLDLNAQDAESGKSPEMRWHSRLDEVVIPVTAEWLGNRMSIRELSNLKPGDTIPLSPECEQHVTVRLANIRKFEGSLGTMDRQWAIQVKQVLPS from the coding sequence GTGAGCGGCGAAGCGTCAGTTCTATCCCAGTCAGACGTCGAGCGTCTGCTATCCCAGGTTCAGGAGGAACAGGGGAAAGCCGATGTCTTGACGAGCGACGGCCGGCGTCAGCAGCGCTCTCAGGACTCCATCCAACCCTACGACTTCCGACAGCCAGCGTTCCTCTCGGCGCGCGAGCTTAGGAAGCTTCGGCTGTGGCACGAGGAGTTTATCCGCTCCCTCGCCTCGCGACTCTCAACCTACCTGCGCCTCGAGGTCGGGGTTCAAATGGCCAAGCTCCAGACCATCACCTACCAGAAGTTCCTGGAGATACTTCCCAACCCGACCTACATCACTCTGTTCAAAGCCGACCCGATGCGCGGGGTCTGCGTGCTCGAGCTCCCGCTGAAGCTGGGGCTCACCATCGTGGATCGCCTGCTCGGGGGCTCCGCCATGAATGTCTCCGGACAGCGGGACATGACCGAAATTGAGGTCGCATTGCTTGATCAGGCTCTCCAGATCATGCTGGCCGAATGGTGCAACCACTGGAACTACGAGCAGGAGATCCGGCCTGTGTTGCTCGGTCATGAGACCAACGGAAGGTTTCTGCAAACGGCCGCGAGCGACACCGTGATGCTCCACCTGAGCATCGAGGCGCACATCGGCGACTGTGTGGAGCCGATTCAGCTGGGCTTCCCCTACTACACCCTCGAGCCGCTGGTTCTCCGCATGAACAAGCTGCTCGACCTCAACGCGCAGGACGCCGAGAGCGGAAAATCCCCGGAGATGCGCTGGCACAGCCGTTTGGACGAGGTGGTCATACCCGTCACCGCCGAATGGCTGGGCAACCGAATGAGCATTCGCGAGCTGTCCAATCTCAAACCCGGCGACACCATCCCTCTGTCGCCGGAATGCGAGCAGCATGTAACGGTGCGGCTGGCCAACATTCGAAAATTTGAGGGATCCCTGGGCACCATGGATCGTCAGTGGGCCATTCAAGTGAAACAAGTCTTACCGAGCTAG
- a CDS encoding flagellar basal body-associated FliL family protein — MSEAKAPAPVPAAPSGGGGGIKALLPLILTVVLMPVLAYVMTAFVLVPKLQQATVQARAGGEHGEHGEGENAEGEHGEEAAKDDGHGEKKDDGHGAKKDDGHGEKKDDGHGAKKDDGHGKSSGSGKPTVQFGKVLVNVAGSLGARYLLTNFTLVGANAGVVSKVESNKDQLMDMTISTLRTKTIQDLEKPGAANLIRTELISVFNGVLGPGSIKEIYFTEFAIQ; from the coding sequence ATGTCCGAAGCAAAAGCTCCCGCCCCGGTACCGGCCGCCCCCAGTGGGGGTGGCGGTGGCATCAAGGCCCTGCTGCCCTTGATTCTTACTGTTGTCCTGATGCCGGTCCTGGCCTACGTCATGACCGCCTTTGTGCTGGTCCCCAAACTCCAACAAGCCACGGTTCAGGCCCGCGCCGGCGGAGAACATGGCGAGCATGGGGAAGGTGAAAATGCGGAGGGCGAGCATGGGGAAGAAGCAGCCAAGGACGATGGCCATGGCGAGAAAAAGGATGATGGGCACGGTGCCAAAAAGGACGATGGGCATGGGGAGAAGAAGGATGATGGGCATGGGGCCAAAAAGGACGACGGCCATGGCAAAAGCAGCGGCAGCGGCAAGCCCACTGTCCAGTTCGGCAAAGTGCTGGTCAATGTAGCCGGGTCGCTCGGCGCTCGATATCTGCTCACCAACTTCACTCTGGTCGGCGCCAATGCGGGCGTGGTCAGCAAGGTCGAGTCGAACAAGGACCAGCTGATGGACATGACCATCAGCACCCTGAGAACCAAAACCATCCAAGATCTGGAAAAGCCAGGCGCGGCCAACCTTATCCGAACCGAGCTGATCTCGGTATTCAACGGCGTGCTCGGGCCGGGCTCCATCAAGGAGATCTATTTCACTGAATTCGCCATCCAATAG
- a CDS encoding flagellar hook-basal body complex protein, whose product MLRSLNSGVSGMILFQQRMDVIGNNIANVNTTGFKSARMDFADAFSQTYRGAVVGTGTASNTDPIQVGTGVTSTAIKNQFTQGAITRTGPQTDLAISGDGFFMVEDPVSGSAFATRAGDFRLDQNYRLVTNGGFRVQGFSDSALSTEGDIVIDGTGRPSTADPLATVSSYSIGRDGKVSVRLSDGSEFVRGQILMQRFSDPNALTKQGNNLYSSLLAAGPLTSGTAPSGASSPGTNGLGVIESGALELSNVDLANEFSGMIVAQRAFQANARIITTSDEMLQELVNLKR is encoded by the coding sequence ATGCTTCGTTCACTCAATTCAGGCGTCAGCGGGATGATTTTGTTTCAGCAGCGCATGGACGTCATTGGAAACAACATCGCCAATGTCAACACCACCGGCTTCAAGTCCGCTCGCATGGACTTCGCCGATGCGTTCAGCCAGACCTACCGCGGTGCGGTGGTCGGCACCGGCACAGCCAGTAACACCGATCCCATCCAGGTCGGCACGGGCGTAACCTCCACCGCCATCAAGAACCAGTTCACCCAGGGGGCCATCACGCGAACCGGTCCGCAAACCGACCTGGCCATCTCCGGGGATGGCTTCTTCATGGTCGAGGATCCGGTCTCAGGCTCGGCCTTTGCCACCCGGGCGGGCGACTTCCGGCTCGACCAAAATTATCGGCTCGTCACCAACGGCGGCTTCCGCGTGCAAGGGTTCAGTGACTCCGCGCTGAGCACCGAGGGCGATATCGTCATCGATGGCACGGGCCGTCCCTCTACGGCCGACCCGCTGGCCACCGTCTCGTCCTACTCGATCGGACGAGATGGGAAAGTGTCCGTGCGACTCTCCGACGGAAGCGAATTCGTCCGCGGACAGATTCTCATGCAGCGCTTCAGCGACCCCAACGCGCTCACCAAACAGGGCAACAACCTTTACTCGAGTCTGCTGGCCGCAGGGCCGCTGACCAGCGGCACCGCACCCAGCGGTGCCAGCTCCCCGGGAACCAATGGCCTCGGGGTCATCGAATCGGGAGCGCTCGAGCTCTCCAACGTCGACCTGGCCAACGAATTCTCCGGAATGATTGTCGCCCAGCGCGCGTTTCAGGCCAACGCGCGAATCATCACGACCAGCGATGAGATGCTTCAGGAGCTGGTGAATCTGAAACGGTAA